CCTGTACATTACATCATGTCAAACGGGGGAAAGCGGATAAGACCGGTCATATCTCTGATGGCAGGCAGGATGTTCGGCAAAGATATAACCCCCTGCGTTGGTCCGGCCCTTGCACTGGAGCTGTTCCATAATTTCACACTGATGCACGATGATATTATGGACAGGGCCGATACCAGAAGGGGCAGGCCAACCGTCCACAAAAAGTGGGATACAAACACGGCGATACTTTCAGGCGATGCCCTGGTGGTGCTCTCTTTTGAACTTATATCTGCAACCGGGGCGGATAAACTGCCAAAACTGCTTCGCATATTCAATAAAACAGCGCTTGAGGTATGCGAGGGACAGCAGATGGATATCAACTTTGAAAAATTGAAGAATGTATCTGAGGTTGATTACATGGAGATGATCAAACTGAAAACATCGGTGCTGATAGCTGCAGCAATGGAGATAGGCGCCATTACCGCCGGTGCGTCGGATAACCAGGGTGCCCTGATGTACGAAGCGGGACTGAGCCTGGGACTTGCCTTTCAGCTACAGGATGACCTGCTCGACCTGTACGGCAGCTTCGAAGATTTCGGCAAGAAACC
This region of Marinilabiliales bacterium genomic DNA includes:
- a CDS encoding polyprenyl synthetase family protein, which translates into the protein MEITEELRKTIDREIEKMNFPGRQPAELYEPVHYIMSNGGKRIRPVISLMAGRMFGKDITPCVGPALALELFHNFTLMHDDIMDRADTRRGRPTVHKKWDTNTAILSGDALVVLSFELISATGADKLPKLLRIFNKTALEVCEGQQMDINFEKLKNVSEVDYMEMIKLKTSVLIAAAMEIGAITAGASDNQGALMYEAGLSLGLAFQLQDDLLDLYGSFEDFGKKPGGDIIMNKKTILLIRALERAGESKKGQIINLMEIESDPDKKVQYARELFDSLGVEGDVRETIEEYFSNAVEMLHKAGGDKTKTEEFIGLMNVVADRKS